A section of the Epinephelus moara isolate mb chromosome 3, YSFRI_EMoa_1.0, whole genome shotgun sequence genome encodes:
- the LOC126385350 gene encoding multidrug and toxin extrusion protein 1-like isoform X1: MEDLATKSACRGVNGQSKTDESPPPAAHSVDSRCGSCLKSIKLWVPADYKNETVQLLKLAGPVLISQMMSFMIGFISMVFCGHLGDTELGGVASAIAVINVTGISIGCGLASACDTLISQTYGSGNLKRVGVILQKGVLILLLACFPCWAVLINTQPILLAVRQSAEVARLAQLYVKIFMPALPAAFMYQLQGRYLQNQGIMWPQVISGVMGNILNVIINYIFLNRLNLGVAGSAAANAIAQYSLAVFLFVYMCSRGLHKATWDGWSGDCLQEWGPFLHLAIPSMLMHCLEWWLYEIAGFLAGVIGEVELGAQSIVYELASIAYMFPMGFSVAASVRVGNALGAGNTEQAKMSSKVSLICASIVACLIGACLGVSKDVVGYIFTTEKDIIQRVADVMKMYSFIHVAEAFAGVTGGIVRGAGKQKIGALCNLVGYYFIGFPIGVSLMFAVKMGIVGLWTGFLICAVVLSVFFSVFLCKLNWRKATKEALVRAGVHVTETNKIFVIENKALDTGEKQAPIKTSRSSSCTPAEGKLEALGAGQQTSDDMALSVRQLVVRRGLAVLLMFIILAAGVFISELLIRLLELDK; this comes from the exons ATGGAAGATTTAGCAACAAAAAGCGCATGTAGAGGAGTAAATGGACAGTCGAAAACTGACGAatcacctcctcctgctgctcacaGTGTTGACTCACGCTGCGGATCCTGCCTGAAAAGCATCAAGCTCTGGGTACCTGCGGACTACAAGAATGAAACAGTTCAGCTTTTAAAACTGGCGGGACCCGTG ttgatTTCCCAGATGATGAGCTTCATGATCGGCTTCATCAGCATGGTGTTCTGCGGTCACCTGGGGGACACAGAGCTTGGGGGGGTGGCTTCGGCGATAGCG GTAATAAATGTCACAGGTATCTCCATCGGCTGTGGTTTGGCTTCAGCGTGTGATACTCTCATATCTCAG ACTTATGGGAGCGGTAACCTAAAGCGTGTCGGAGTGATACTCCAAAAGGGAGTTCTGATTCTGCTCTTAGCCTGTTTCCCCTGCTGGGCCGTTCTCATTAACACCCAGCCCATTCTGCTGGCTGTCAGGCAGAGCGCAGAGGTCGCCAG ACTCGCCCAGCTGTATGTGAAGATCTTTATGCCGGCTCTGCCT GCTGCCTTCATGTACCAGCTGCAGGGGAGGTATCTCCAGAATCAG GGCATCATGTGGCCCCAGGTGATATCTGGAGTCATGGggaacattttaaatgtaataatcaACTACATCTTCCTCAACCGTCTGAATCTGGGGGTTGC TGGATCTGCAGCTGCTAATGCCATCGCACAGTACTCCTTGGCTGTCTTCTTGTTTGTGTACATGTGCTCCAGGGGACTGCACAAAGCTACATGGGACG GCTGGTCAGGAGACTGCCTGCAGGAGTGGGGTCCTTTCCTCCACCTGGCCATCCCCAGCATGCTGATGCATTGTCTGGAGTGGTGGCTGTATGAGATTGCAGGGTTCCTGGCAGGCGTCATCGGCGAGGTTGAGTTGGGAGCTCAGTCTATAGTTTATGAACTGGCTTCTATTGCTTATATG TTTCCGATGGGTTTCTCTGTGGCTGCCAGTGTTCGGGTTGGAAATGCTCTTggtgctggaaacacagagCAAGCAAAGATGTCCAGCAAGGTCTCCCTCATCTGTGCAT CTATTGTCGCATGTCTTATCGGAGCTTGTCTTGGTGTATCTAAGGATGTGGTTGGTTACATTTTCACCACAGAGAA AGACATTATTCAAAGGGTGGCTGATGTCATGAAGATGTACAGTTTCATCCATGTCGCAGAGGCCTTTGCG GGTGTGACTGGAGGTATTGTCAGGGGGGCAGGGAAGCAAAAGATTGGTGCTTTGTGCAACTTGGTGGGTTACTACTTCATTGGGTTCCCCATTGGAGTGTCTTtgatgtttgctgtcaaaatgGGCATTGTAG GGCTGTGGACGGGGTTTTTAATTTGTGCTGTGGTACTGTCcgtatttttttcagttttcctgTGTAAACTAAACTGGAGGAAAGCCACTAAAGAG GCGCTGGTAAGAGCTGGAGTCCAcgtcacagagacaaacaagaTCTTTGTGATAGAAAACAAGG CACTGGACACCGGCGAGAAACAGGCCCCCATAAAGACCAGTCGATCCAGTTCTTGCACTCCTGCAGAGGGGAAGCTGGAGGCGCTCGGTGCAGGTCAGCAGACCTCAGATGACATGGCTCTGTCAGTCAGGCAGCTGGTGGTACGACGTGGCCTCGCTGTGCTGCTCATGTTCATCATACTCGCTGCTGGAGTCTTCATCAGTGAGCTGCTCATCAGACTGCTCGAATTAGACAAGTGA
- the LOC126385350 gene encoding multidrug and toxin extrusion protein 1-like isoform X2: MMSFMIGFISMVFCGHLGDTELGGVASAIAVINVTGISIGCGLASACDTLISQTYGSGNLKRVGVILQKGVLILLLACFPCWAVLINTQPILLAVRQSAEVARLAQLYVKIFMPALPAAFMYQLQGRYLQNQGIMWPQVISGVMGNILNVIINYIFLNRLNLGVAGSAAANAIAQYSLAVFLFVYMCSRGLHKATWDGWSGDCLQEWGPFLHLAIPSMLMHCLEWWLYEIAGFLAGVIGEVELGAQSIVYELASIAYMFPMGFSVAASVRVGNALGAGNTEQAKMSSKVSLICASIVACLIGACLGVSKDVVGYIFTTEKDIIQRVADVMKMYSFIHVAEAFAGVTGGIVRGAGKQKIGALCNLVGYYFIGFPIGVSLMFAVKMGIVGLWTGFLICAVVLSVFFSVFLCKLNWRKATKEALVRAGVHVTETNKIFVIENKALDTGEKQAPIKTSRSSSCTPAEGKLEALGAGQQTSDDMALSVRQLVVRRGLAVLLMFIILAAGVFISELLIRLLELDK; the protein is encoded by the exons ATGATGAGCTTCATGATCGGCTTCATCAGCATGGTGTTCTGCGGTCACCTGGGGGACACAGAGCTTGGGGGGGTGGCTTCGGCGATAGCG GTAATAAATGTCACAGGTATCTCCATCGGCTGTGGTTTGGCTTCAGCGTGTGATACTCTCATATCTCAG ACTTATGGGAGCGGTAACCTAAAGCGTGTCGGAGTGATACTCCAAAAGGGAGTTCTGATTCTGCTCTTAGCCTGTTTCCCCTGCTGGGCCGTTCTCATTAACACCCAGCCCATTCTGCTGGCTGTCAGGCAGAGCGCAGAGGTCGCCAG ACTCGCCCAGCTGTATGTGAAGATCTTTATGCCGGCTCTGCCT GCTGCCTTCATGTACCAGCTGCAGGGGAGGTATCTCCAGAATCAG GGCATCATGTGGCCCCAGGTGATATCTGGAGTCATGGggaacattttaaatgtaataatcaACTACATCTTCCTCAACCGTCTGAATCTGGGGGTTGC TGGATCTGCAGCTGCTAATGCCATCGCACAGTACTCCTTGGCTGTCTTCTTGTTTGTGTACATGTGCTCCAGGGGACTGCACAAAGCTACATGGGACG GCTGGTCAGGAGACTGCCTGCAGGAGTGGGGTCCTTTCCTCCACCTGGCCATCCCCAGCATGCTGATGCATTGTCTGGAGTGGTGGCTGTATGAGATTGCAGGGTTCCTGGCAGGCGTCATCGGCGAGGTTGAGTTGGGAGCTCAGTCTATAGTTTATGAACTGGCTTCTATTGCTTATATG TTTCCGATGGGTTTCTCTGTGGCTGCCAGTGTTCGGGTTGGAAATGCTCTTggtgctggaaacacagagCAAGCAAAGATGTCCAGCAAGGTCTCCCTCATCTGTGCAT CTATTGTCGCATGTCTTATCGGAGCTTGTCTTGGTGTATCTAAGGATGTGGTTGGTTACATTTTCACCACAGAGAA AGACATTATTCAAAGGGTGGCTGATGTCATGAAGATGTACAGTTTCATCCATGTCGCAGAGGCCTTTGCG GGTGTGACTGGAGGTATTGTCAGGGGGGCAGGGAAGCAAAAGATTGGTGCTTTGTGCAACTTGGTGGGTTACTACTTCATTGGGTTCCCCATTGGAGTGTCTTtgatgtttgctgtcaaaatgGGCATTGTAG GGCTGTGGACGGGGTTTTTAATTTGTGCTGTGGTACTGTCcgtatttttttcagttttcctgTGTAAACTAAACTGGAGGAAAGCCACTAAAGAG GCGCTGGTAAGAGCTGGAGTCCAcgtcacagagacaaacaagaTCTTTGTGATAGAAAACAAGG CACTGGACACCGGCGAGAAACAGGCCCCCATAAAGACCAGTCGATCCAGTTCTTGCACTCCTGCAGAGGGGAAGCTGGAGGCGCTCGGTGCAGGTCAGCAGACCTCAGATGACATGGCTCTGTCAGTCAGGCAGCTGGTGGTACGACGTGGCCTCGCTGTGCTGCTCATGTTCATCATACTCGCTGCTGGAGTCTTCATCAGTGAGCTGCTCATCAGACTGCTCGAATTAGACAAGTGA